Proteins encoded together in one Theileria parva strain Muguga chromosome 3 map unlocalized ctg_530, whole genome shotgun sequence window:
- the SSL1 gene encoding Ssl1-like family protein, with product MCGSVNKYVLEELLTEYEQNTEINNNTEDEAYQQYAWELDVDKSWEQLVEKDGVLQFIKPQTRLYQEFDLEYQNNLKQHNLNLIYKRGIIRSIMILFDMSEQMHEMDFKPDRLYCAFNSLKEFLGELYSSGPITQVGIVVMRNKICNVITQFGTNPNEQMELLSSVLKDGPEGSSSLQNGLEMCMKIMCDLPYYSTREILVIFGSNRTLDPGNILLTLDQLKQNFITVNSISLSPELYILKNICKETGGNYSVARDVNHLKLLFNNLTIPPPWKSWMEPILIKVSFPPMKRGTSVSLCCCHNKVVNTVYICPQCHSNSCYIPTKCQGCGIFMVSPPDISRAFHHLIPPKPFHHVEGGMDCVGCNLRVESGYECQDCGGLFCQHCDKYIHQDLHQCPKCLFQH from the exons ATGTGTGGAAGTGTGAATAAGTATGTGTTGGAGGAGTTGTTAACGGAGTATGAGCAGAATACGGAGATAAACAATAATACTGAAGATGAAGCTTATCAACAATACGCCTGGGAATTAG ATGTGGATAAATCATGGGAGCAACTGGTGGAGAAGGATGGTGTGTTACAGTTTATAAAGCCTCAGACGAGGCTATATCAGGAGTTTGATCTGGAGTATCAGAATAACTTAAAACAACATAATCTTAACCTCATATACAAACGGGGGATTATTAG GAGTATAATGATATTATTTGATATGAGCGAGCAGATGCATGAGATGGACTTTAAACCCGACCGACTCTACTGCGCTTTCAACTCACTCAAA GAGTTTTTGGGGGAATTGTATTCGAGTGGTCCGATAACTCAGGTTGGTATAGTGGTGATGAGGAATAAGATTTGTAATGTGATAACACAATTTGGTACTAACCCTAACGAGCAAATGGAACTACTCTCCAGCGTACTCAAAGACGGACCCGAAGGGTCCTCATCACTTCAAAACGGCCTAGAA ATGTGTATGAAGATAATGTGTGATTTACCGTATTATAGTACGAGGGAGATTTTGGTCATATTTGGTTCGAACAGGACACTTGACCCTGGGAACATTTTACTCACTCTCGATCAACTCAAACAGAATTTTATCACCGTTAATTCCATCTCACTCTCTCCAGAACTTTATATTCTCAAG AACATATGTAAGGAGACTGGCGGTAATTACTCAGTGGCACGTGACGTCAACCACCTAAAACTACTTTTCAATAATCTCACAATTCCTCCTCCGtg GAAGAGCTGGATGGAGCCGATACTGATAAAGGTGTCATTTCCACCGATGAAGCGGGGTACATCAGTATCCCTATGCTGCTGTCATAACAAAGTTGTTAATACTGTTTACATTTGTCCTCAATGTCATTCCAACTCTTGCTATATCCCCACCAAATGTCAG GGATGTGGTATATTTATGGTATCACCGCCTGACATATCAAGAGCATTTCATCATCTCATACCTCCAAAACCCTTTCATCAC GTTGAAGGTGGGATGGACTGTGTGGGATGTAATTTGAGAGTTGAGAGTGGTTACGAGTGTCAGGACTGTGGCGGGTTATTCTGCCAACACTGCGATAAATACATACACCAAGACCTACATCAGTGTCCCAAGTGCCTCTTTCAACATTAA